Genomic DNA from Melospiza georgiana isolate bMelGeo1 chromosome 3, bMelGeo1.pri, whole genome shotgun sequence:
aaatcATTGGAAGCCTCTCTTCCAATTAATCATTAGTAGGGTGAAAAGGAGAAGTTGGTTTTTGACTTTCCATGTTCCTAAACCCATTAACAcattaaaaaaggaataaaagtatttttagatCATATACAGCTTAGCTTCAATGCAGACACAATTTAGCTACATTAACCAATCATTCCTCTATGTAATCAAAAGACAAATCTGCAGGGGTTTCTTTGCATGTAAAAGCAGTCATGAAATTGCTGCCTTTTCTTCCAACATTCATTACATGAAATCTCATTAATTTGAGAGTTTCCTGCAAAATAAGTGCTTGATAATTCCAGGGACTTCTCAGACATGAATAGCTGCAGCTTTTCTTGTTTGCCAGTGATTTTTGACGGCATCAAGCAGAGGGGTAATTTGTATCTAACCACAGGAAAACCTGGGATAAAATTCAAGTAACTTTGGATTTCATTTTTGAAACACCTAATATTCAAAATCTGCTTACACAGGACTTCTGCTGCTTCAAATCCCTATCTGGTAACTCCAGAGAGGAGGAGTGTACAGACTTGATGTACCTGGTTTCTTGCACACTTCTTCTTCATCCCCCACTTCATCCTCAGTGACCTCTGAGCCCGTGGTGTACTCCTCCTCTTCAGAAAACAGTGATTGCTGCTTCTAACCAACACCAGGAGAGCCAGAGATTAAAAGTGAGCCTGGGCTTCTATTAAATGATTTATTAAATCTGTCCTGCGGGTGCTGACATCCAACATAGCTCTCTATCTCAGTGACCAGAGAGTGAATCAGTACAGAATTATGGAAATGTTCAGTAATGTGATGTTCACATTGTTTGAATATTTACCTAAATATTACACATTTACCTAAATAAGTGATAATGAGTGCCTAGTAATGAGAAATGATGAAGCTTAACAATTAGCACGTGAAGCTCAAACCAGCCAAGAGAGACATATACTCAAAACCTTGGATTTTGATTGATGTTTCTGCCAGCCTAAAAAATTATTAGTAACTGATGCATGCAGTGCTAGTGTGGCTTGCTGCCATTTATAAACACATTCAAAGgaatttctcatttcttctaATGCAAAAGTAGTACTTCACACTTACCATACTGTCTTGTAAAAACTGTTGCTATACTGCAACCTCcaaattaaagcaaaagaaCACATTTTTTGTCTCATTTATTAGGAAATAAGGCAAAACTCAAAGCCAGTTCTTTGCTAGTacagaagcagaaatatttaaaattagtaaaatattttactaacCAGCTGCACAGTCCAGTTCTTCAGAGACAAAAACTGTAgtcacaaggagaaaaaaaaaacatataagCTAAAAAACCAAtaataattcaaataaaaaagtgAGAGAAATTCTAAAAATAGCAGTGGTATGTTACAGTACAGCACTCTACACTGGTAACTCCCAGGCCTCCTCCCATCTTGAACTCCAAACTTTGGTGGAATGATCAAACCCAATTGGTCAGCTTGAAAACCACTGACCAATTTAATGCAGTCAATTCATGGTTTAGTGAAAGTAAGTttagcattaaaaatatttacagctgATTTTTTGATCAAAAATCAAGGAAGTTAtgcactgaaatatttccagCAGACATGGGAAAGTTTTCATCAAGTGGGTATTTTGTACCTATGTCTTCAACAACATatggggtttatttttattaaaaattgttCAAGAACTTCTTCAAAGAATCCTCattattagaaaaaaagaaggaaaagcatcAGCACTCACAGCATTAATCTCTCCAGTTTTGGGGCCCCATGGTGTATTTGGTTCTACAAGCACATCACATTCAAGGCCTTTGTCATCACCAAGCCCAATACCAGAATCACTGAGAGAAATACAGaaaccaaaattaaatatttctactCCACTAGTTCAGAATCAGTCTGCATTGACTGGACATGTATCAAGAGAGCAGACAGACCTCTGAGTCAGGCACATAACATCTTGacagaaatacattaaaatataaagataGCAGTGAATGCTTATGGGGGTTGAGTGACTAAAAGCTTGAAAAGTGAAAGGAGAAAGTACTTGTTCTTCAATTTCCAAGTAAACAATCAAAAATAAGTTGCCCTTAGAAAGGCCTATGACTCATTTTGAAATGGGAGAGAACTCCAATATAACAGCACACGTGTTCACTGTTGAGGGCTAAGCTATTTCTGTAACTCAATACAATGTTCTTACCTATTCTCATCCTTTGTGAAAGGAACAACTATAACATCTCTATGAAGCAGCAGATCATTCAAGATCTGAGCAGTCTGAGATGGCAGAGCATCCCCCTCTTCACTTTGAGATGACAGAGCACCCCCCTCTTCACTCTGAGATGGCAGAGCATCCCCATCTTTGCTTTCTGGAGGTAACTCCACCAGATGATCCCTCACTTTGCAGCCCTGCAATACACAGAGGCAGAAGATCAAATATTGGAGGTAATGGGCAGAACTGATTCCAGTCAGTATAACAACAAAAGTTCAACTTCTGAATTCCAATCCTTACTTTGGATAAAGATCCATTTTCCTAACATAACCCCAGCACATGCTTTGCTCTGTAAAGGAAAGCTGAAGTACCTTTGGGAGGGTTGTGGGGTCAAACCGAAGAACTTTTTGGTTACAGCAGGGATAAACTCCTGTGCCAGTGGAGCCCAGAGCACTTGCTACACCTGGATAAAGAACTGGCTGCGAGTGGTACTGGCAGTGGGAGAACTCAGTGCACAGGAAAGACTACAACAGCAAAAACACAGAGAGTGAGAGGTGAGACAACCTACGGAAGGAAAAGTCCTGCACTGTAAAGAATGTGTACCTAGCTCTATTAGCAAATATTATCCAAACAGCTTTAATCCCTGCTTCACCCCATAAAAGTCCCCCACCACAAGCCAAAGTGACATTCCCTAACCTGGTTACCACAAGCCAAAGTGACATTCCCGAACCTGGTTACATCTTGAGCAGTTCAACCAGTTGACCGTTCCCCAAAGCCGCCAGTAAACGTCCCGCCAGGATTTCAGCTCCTCGTGAAGGCCAATTAAATACTCATGCACTTCCCAGGTTTTGTctctgaaaaagcaaaacagcagAGAGTTGACTCTGTTCTGATCCTGCTACCAGGACCACAAGAtggagaaagagcagaaaacacTGGTGGAAAAGCCTCCAGTAGTTACAACAGGAGGGATACAATGTGAAACAATGATTACTAAATTCAGAGCATGACAGAGGAGACTTTATTCTTTCAGAAAATCCTAAACTCACTCATAACAAAACAGCTTGATTCACCTCAAGGTCCATATACTGCAAATTTACAAGCTAAGATAAACATCTTCTATGTATCTGTAACACAATAGTTAAGAAATACAGTTTGAAAACACAAGCTCATGCCCTTTTGATGAAGGCACATACCTGGCAGTTCTAGTATCAAAAATGCAAGACTTTGTTGCTTCCTTGTGATCAAATGAGACACACCTCTTCAGAATTCAAAAGAGAATGTGCAACTTGCAGTGGGGCATGTTATCTTCAGGAAGGGCAGATAAAATGTCTTCCTAATTTTAAGGCCTGGCCTGAAGCATTTTTGTTAAATTTTGTGTGCCTATCCTAGGCTAAGTAAGTCTAGGATAAGTAAGTCTAAGCACATCCAGTTGGAAGTCAGTTCTAGGCACCACTAGAGGACCAATAAATAGAAACCTATTTTTAAACCATTAAAGATAGAACTATATTAGCTCCTAAGCCTGAATTCATTAGTGGCCAGCATCACTTCTCAGTAAATATACTCTGTAGCAAAGCATCACAAGCAGCACAAGGCAAACAATTAGAATCTAGATAATCCTCTGAGTAACTTTAAAGCCCTGCACATTTATCTGCTGGGAATTGCAGAGCAGCTACATACATGGAGCTTAAGTGAAGTAATGCAATTAATGAATTTTATGTGACTAATCACCAATGATCTTAAATAGGTCAGGACAGGGGCACAAGATTTGGTTCTATGTAGATGCTAGGCAGAACTTAACTCCACACCTTGGAATAACTGGTGGGAGCTATATGGAACTGTTTGGGCTGTTCTGAACAAAAGGGATCTGATGGGAAAGGTTTCCTGTCATTGATCTCCCACCATTCCCCTTAAAATGGGcatgtggggagggagggaactGCAGCTGATCTTGGACTGATCTTCATTAACAGGAGAATccagctgctcacagccacaGATCACAGAATTCAATTAAACATTTGTGCCAAATGAATCAGGCCTGCAGACAGAACAGGTCCTGCAAGCTCCTCCAACAAATACTGCAGGAACAGAAAAACAACTGGCAAAGTTTATTCATAGCAGCCTTTAAGCAGGTTGAGCATTTGATTTGACAGCATAAAATCAGATTAGAAAATACTCTTTAGCCTTTCCTGGCTGACACAGTGGGGTCTATCCTTCACTAAAAACCTTgcagaaatgcagcatttcATTCAATCTCTCATCAACTGCAAACatttcaaacattttaaaaccatCTGATGAAAGAATTAGCTGagtattttctatttaaagCAGTGCAACCCAAAAATAGCCCTCCCAGTAATCATGGCTGCAgttttcccatttccattcagcagcagcagtgctgaatGAATTTCAGTAgcacatcatcatcatcacatccccctgttttattttttgctagGTAATACAAGAAGTTGAGATGCTTCATACATTCTTCACATATCTGTGACTTAATTTTGTAATGCATCTGAGTATGTAGTACTTCTAAAATCACCCAAAATCACAGttgaaaaagcattttatatAGGTACATATTCACTACCTTATATGAACATAGACAATATTCCCATGTTGGTCTATGTTGATTTTTCCTGGGACACAAGGAATTCTCCTTTCAGTTTCTTTGGTTAGCAACTTTTTACATAAACAACAcctagatttaaaaaaaaaaaaagaaaaggaaaagagaaagaaggaaagaaagcacGGGAGTAAGAGCAGGGCTTCTAAACACAGGGGCTGTCCTTGCTATTGAAGCAGCCATATAAAAATGCCATACCTGTATAAAGTTGCTGCATTTCCTCTGGAATCTGGATTTACATACTCTGGATCAAACAGTCTCTCAATCTTCTTGCAGAAAAGTTTACTATTAATGACAGCAACACAGCTCACCcattagaaaaaaacctgaaaatcaCTTTATGTATAGTGAGATTAACAATCACATTCTGATAAGCAAAGTCACTCACAGAATCTAgcttttaatataattttcctttaaattatCCTGCCCATCTCATTTTTACACAAGTGTGACAAAAGtgatattttgatttctttctttattaaaaTGCTTGCCAATATTACCTGCCAGCTTCTGCCTTGATTAAGAGGCCTTTAATTAGTCCATATTGCTGTGAAACTGCATTGCATTCCAGGATTAAGCCCTCATCCCTACAGACTCAAATCCTCCCTTACTTTCACCTTGCTTGTCTGTCAGTCTCCCTCCAATAACTGGCCCTTATCTTGATACTGAGCCGGGATCTTGCTGTATGACAGAACATTCCAGCACAACTGTTCAGCCTCCCAGCCACCCTGAATTCTAAGCCCAAGCATCCAAGCTCACAGGATGCTGAAGCCAAACCATTTTCTACCAATTAGGAGCATGTCATCCCTTGAAAGGTTTCTCCCCTAATCCTTGCTCCCATGTGAGAATTCATGAATAATTCTCCCATGCCATGCTCCTAGTGTGGCCTTTCCTTTTGCTCATTTCCTATAAACACTCTTTCCTTCTGCTCgtaattttaatataaagttCTGAAGTAACACCATTGTattctgcattaaaaatacattccatgagaatatatataatatataatttctaACTGCACAGCCTTAGCTGTTATGAAATATGATCTCAAAGCTCAACAGCACTTCAGAAGTGTTTTACAAGGCAAAAAAGTTACCTCTTAAATTTGTCTCTTTTGTCCTTCAGCTCCTCCACCTCATTGTGCCTGAAGAGATCAGCAATGTGTGTAACAAGATTAGCGTTGATACAGTTCATGTTACACGGCGTGGCTACAATAGCATTCATATTTTTGTGACAGTAATGAATACATTTCTCTACCtaggaaaaatagaaatatcaaTGTCAAGGAATTCTAGACAAAACTCCCCCATACTAATTGCTTCAAGACTTTTATTTTAAGTGTAGTGTTTTGGAAAACTATTTCAGTTtgacttaaaaacaaaaaaaacaagccTCAGATTTGCCTCAAGTTGATGCTGAATAACGTCACTTAGTTTATGTTCTCCTCCAAAAATTTCAGTTACTTTCCAATTTCTTGTTGAAATAGAACCACAAAACTCATGGATATCAACTTCAACAGCCGTGCTTTGCTGTGGGCCACCCCAATGACAGAAATTTTGACAAACATTTCAACAAAGTCAGCAGCTATTATACAGAGCTGGAAAATCAGATCCCCAATTGCAAACATATCAATCATGTAGAAAAGGATATAAAAAACCAGCACTCTAGATCACACTACAACATTTAGAAATAACATACTCTTTATTGCATTGAGATTCTGCAAATATTGGATTACTGCACTGAATAGAAGTGTTAAAAATCTCAGTGTTCTCCTTGCAGCACCTGTTTATGTAACAGCCAAAGCACAACAAACAAGCTGTTAAGACACCTGGTAATTAACTGTGCCCTCATGCCAGAAAATCAATCTTTCTTAATACTTACTTGTTGTAATCATATTGTAgttatcatatttctagagtgCCATACCTTCAGAGTGGTTTActcacaagcagctcttcacagcagtgttgctCCGGCTTCTTtgtcagggctcctccaaggccCTCCCTGACCGGCcagcccacccccttttatcccagttatcttcattagccacagctgctgcccaattaaggatatcacagctgcagcccatttagaacaactaggattggggcaaggccactcatacaatacatagattttacCAGGACTCCTACTATAGTGTGGTGTTTtggaaaaaccaaaatcaaataTTAGTTTggcttaaaaacaaaaaacaagccTCAGACCTGCCTAAAATTCATGCTGAATAACATGACTTAGTTTATGTTCTCCTCCAAAAATTTCAGTAACTTTCCAATTTCTTGTTGAAATAGAACCACAAAACTCATGGATATCAACTTcaacagctgtgctgtgggccACCCCAATGACAGAGCTTTTGACAAACATTTCAACAAAGTCAGCAGCTCTTATACAGAGCTGGAAAATCAGATCCTAAACTGCAGATACATCATTAATATAGAAAAGGATATAAAACAAGCACTCTAGATCACACCACCACATTTAGAAATAACACATTCTTTATTGCATTGAGATTCTGCAAATATTGGATTACTGCACTGAATAGAAGTGTTCAAAatctcacagtgttctccttgcAGCACCTGTTTATCTAACAGCCAAAGCACAATGAACAAGCTGTTAAAACACCTGGTAATTAACTGTGCCCTCATGCCAGAAAATCAATCTTCTTAATACTTACTAATGAATCCATCTTCAAAAACTCAGAAGAAATGAGGATTGAGATGACATTTGATGGTTCTAGAAGGCAACAGAACAaaggtggggttttttacatggatttttttttgtaatttcacATCCCATCCCTCTCTCTTCCTATTTAACATGTTAGCTATTATTTTAGCAATAAACTTGTCATTCCATCTTCCATTATACAGAACCTCAGAACCTTTTAACCATCTTAAGAAATAAACTTTTGGTTTACAATATCAGTGGCCAGAGTAGAACTATAATctggaaaaattattaaaattggAAACCCTATTAAAATTGGAAAAGGAGGCTTCACAGGGATGCAATGACTAAACAATTACACAAGATTAACTTCCATCTGTAGCCATCACACCCAGTTGAGATTTCTTCAACATAACCTTCACATTGCAAGTTATAAACAAACCAAGAGAAAAaagttatattttaaaaagtggtaGGAAAGgctcattaaaaaattaaaaacttgcCTCAAAATCCACAAAGACTCTTCTACCATTGTATTGGATTGCATTGAAATTGCAGAAAACATTGCAATTGTACCAACAGGGAGCAaaggagaaacaaacaaaccaatcaTCATCGTTTAAAATCTACCACTCTGCCCTTGGTCAGAAGGGGTCTGAAGAGTCTTAATTAAAACCATCACATCCCAAAATATATTGGGGCTTTTTTATTGCTTCAACTTTCAGCATGTTTCCTCCAAGCTGTCAGTGGTGGCAAAGCAGAGCCATCTGCTGAAATGACCAGAGGATCTCTGCTGCAATACTCTTCTAACAACTGATGCTGCCTTGAGAAGGCTGCCCTGGAACAGAGgttgacagagctaaagaataaacaGGGATTTATTAGGAggcctccatggatgcaccttgggcagcacaagagcccagccagggctgcacccaagatgaaccaaaatggtcacaaaatgcacaaCTGGGCACGGGGTCTGTcactgtgatcagttctgctccatttgcaccttgcagttcattgtcccattccagcttcaacccaggcagtcccaccctgcttgtttttctctctccagcccacggtgtttgtgctcttgggctgagatctggatcatttgtccttggtgcccagtagagaaggaattgttttgtctccctgctctgtgcagagagctcaccatcccataATATggagcccagacccacacactaaagcctgaaaaacataaaagctaaacctgaggcatcactgaCAACAGTCAGAAACAGATTGGGGCTGAACTGCACCAAAACCATTCATCATTAATTAGTACAGAACATAACAAACCTACAAGAAACTATCTGCTTTTACCTAAAGTGGGCATTTCATCAGCCTCAGACTCCTTGGAGTTCCTTTTGACATATCTTATCAGCCAGTCAAAGATGTGAACATCACAGTGCACAGAAATGTCCACCTCCTCCCAGCGCTGGGCATCCACAGACAGGTACTCAGCAAAGTATTTCATCTCTGAAATCAACAGGTCTCGAGGACACACAAAATCTTCTTTGAGGTTTTTGGCTTCGTCACACACATGGATCACCATATTGGGCCTCCAAAGGAAAACAGCCACAAAGCAAATTAGGAGCCTAAAGAATCAGAACACCAAATCCCAACAGCCTCATCTCCAGCTCTGGGTCATGTATTGCAACACTGATGTCACTGATGTCACTTATtaacagagggaaaacaaattGCAGTTACTAACTATTAATAGAAACTATTGTTGGACAGGTGAAGAAGACAGAGGCATATAGTCTACAGATAATCAGAGTGATTTAATTaaggaaatagaaatagaaagtTTCTAGCTCCCTTCCCCATTTTTGT
This window encodes:
- the SANBR gene encoding SANT and BTB domain regulator of class switch recombination isoform X1, with amino-acid sequence MSRGFSENNNFPYDNNQMVLDMILCSLIGVPQPINWDSVARLVPGYTSKECAKRFDELKSSGSSPVDNQYNPLMAAGGSPVETLATYIKSSLLDSQAEFQEPALGQDSITITGRPSAASTRSCSSESEKGPVHNSGESTDETQGPNMVIHVCDEAKNLKEDFVCPRDLLISEMKYFAEYLSVDAQRWEEVDISVHCDVHIFDWLIRYVKRNSKESEADEMPTLEPSNVISILISSEFLKMDSLVEKCIHYCHKNMNAIVATPCNMNCINANLVTHIADLFRHNEVEELKDKRDKFKSKLFCKKIERLFDPEYVNPDSRGNAATLYRCCLCKKLLTKETERRIPCVPGKINIDQHGNIVYVHIRDKTWEVHEYLIGLHEELKSWRDVYWRLWGTVNWLNCSRCNQSFLCTEFSHCQYHSQPVLYPGVASALGSTGTGVYPCCNQKVLRFDPTTLPKGCKVRDHLVELPPESKDGDALPSQSEEGGALSSQSEEGDALPSQTAQILNDLLLHRDVIVVPFTKDENSDSGIGLGDDKGLECDVLVEPNTPWGPKTGEINAFLSLKNWTVQLKQQSLFSEEEEYTTGSEVTEDEVGDEEEVCKKPAGRKEKLKKSYRHPKKAVSSPSVQKREKPSDKQSSSRDASPFIVSMQQNKWDASRSLRYNQDAQREDDQRRMSEITGHLIKMRLGDLDRVKSKDSKEYAGGIYSRLEAQIKASAQVSARQSNAEKNPRSKTRFGQGRPT
- the SANBR gene encoding SANT and BTB domain regulator of class switch recombination isoform X2 — translated: MSRGFSENNNFPYDNNQMVLDMILCSLIGVPQPINWDSVARLVPGYTSKECAKRFDELKSSGSSPVDNQYNPLMAAGGSPVETLATYIKSSLLDSQAEFQEPALGQDSITITGRPSAASTRSCSSESEKGPVHNSGESTDETQGPNMVIHVCDEAKNLKEDFVCPRDLLISEMKYFAEYLSVDAQRWEEVDISVHCDVHIFDWLIRYVKRNSKESEADEMPTLEPSNVISILISSEFLKMDSLVEKCIHYCHKNMNAIVATPCNMNCINANLVTHIADLFRHNEVEELKDKRDKFKSKLFCKKIERLFDPEYVNPDSRGNAATLYRCCLCKKLLTKETERRIPCVPGKINIDQHGNIVYVHIRDKTWEVHEYLIGLHEELKSWRDVYWRLWGTVNWLNCSRCNQSFLCTEFSHCQYHSQPVLYPGVASALGSTGTGVYPCCNQKVLRFDPTTLPKGCKVRDHLVELPPESKDGDALPSQSEEGGALSSQSEEGDALPSQTAQILNDLLLHRDVIVVPFTKDENSDSGIGLGDDKGLECDVLVEPNTPWGPKTGEINAFLSLKNWTVQLKQQSLFSEEEEYTTGSEVTEDEVGDEEEVCKKPAGRKEKLKKSYRHPKKAVSSPSVQKREKPSDKSSSRDASPFIVSMQQNKWDASRSLRYNQDAQREDDQRRMSEITGHLIKMRLGDLDRVKSKDSKEYAGGIYSRLEAQIKASAQVSARQSNAEKNPRSKTRFGQGRPT